Proteins from one Parasteatoda tepidariorum isolate YZ-2023 chromosome 4, CAS_Ptep_4.0, whole genome shotgun sequence genomic window:
- the LOC107446178 gene encoding very long chain fatty acid elongase 7, whose amino-acid sequence MANLVERRAFNIMGIFDSLGEHLNTGDPVVKEWFLVKSNFWPIFLSSMYLLIVKVIGPSIMRDRKPFELRILMMVYNLFLVATYTVTVSTVLYCIRQVDSSVLCKDTVVIYGTCTYTMAACGWIIYMLKYVEFLDTIFFVLRKKDNLITNLHVIHHCVLPLCGWVFFRTERSGFQAYPIIINSVVHIAMYGYYGLAAMGPGVRKYLWWKRYLTIAQMIQFILILFFVMVVMPVSGCTAAKSSIYINVVAATLFFALFYNFYQHTFKPTKSKTNGVHKKREIEDKKEENGNIHTEMSYNETYTNGNSKVKCN is encoded by the exons ATGGCGAATCTCGTCGAAAGAAGAGCCTTCAATATTATGGGAATTTTCGACAGTTTGGGAGAACATTTGAATACTGGAG ATCCAGTGGTAAAAGAATGGTTCCtagtaaaaagcaatttttggcCCATTTTCTTAAGTTCAATGTATCTGTTAATAGTGAAAGTAATTGGACCTTCCATAATGAGAGATAGGAAGCCCTTCGAACTGAGAATACTTATGATGgtttataatttgtttcttgTTGCCACATATACAGTAACTGTCTCTACG GTCCTGTACTGCATCAGACAAGTTGATAGTAGTGTTCTTTGTAAAGATACTGTTGTGATATACGGTACCTGCACTTACACG ATGGCTGCTTGTGGATGGATTATctatatgttaaaatatgtagAATTCTTAGATACG ATATTTTTcgtattgagaaaaaaagacaatttgaTAACAAATCTTCATGTGATACATCATTGTGTACTTCCTCTTTGCGGTTGGGTGTTCTTTAGGACAgaaagaa GTGGATTTCAAGCATATCCCATTATCATTAATTCTGTAGTTCACATTGCTATGTATGGTTATTATGGTCTTGCAGCTATGGGTCCAGGAGTTCGTAAATATCTTTGGTGGAAGAGATATCTCACAATCGCTCAAATG ATTCAGTTCATACTTATTCTATTCTTCGTAATGGTTGTGATGCCTGTTTCTGGATGCACCGCTGCAAAAAGCAGCATTTACATAAACGTAGTTGCAGCCACCCTGTTTTTCGccttattttacaatttttaccaGCATACATTCAAACCAACAAAGTCCAAAACCAACGGAGTTCATAAAAAGCGAGAAATTGaagacaaaaaagaagaaaatggtAACATCCATACCGAAATGTCTTACAACGAAACTTATACGAACGGAAACTCGAAAGTGAAGTGCAACTAA